One Leeia speluncae genomic window, AGAAATCAGTTGATTGCCGTTGTAGGTCACAGAGACAAAGCCATGCACCATCGCCAACATGACCGCCACCCCCATGCCGGCGAGCATACCAACCCACGGAGAGCCAGACACATAAGCAGCAGAGGCAGAAGCAAATGCGGCAAAGAGAATCTTGCCTTCTAGGCTAATATCCACCACGCCAGAACGCTCGGAAAACAAGCCCGCCAGTGCGGCCAGCATTAGCGGCGTTGCCGCACGAATGGTCGATTCAAGAATACTAAAGAGGAGATCCATGCTTAAGATTTCCTTTTGAAAAGTGGGGCAATAAACGGCTCGAACAGATTTTCCAGTGCACCGCAGAAGAGAATGATTAAGCCTTGAATAAAGATAATCATCTCACGGGTGATATTTGGTTTATCTAGCGAGAGATCCAAACCACCTTGGGTTAGCGCGCCAAACAACAATGCAGAAAGCACAATACCCACCGGATGGTTGCGACCCATTAGCGCTACGGCAATTCCAACAAAACCGATACCGTTAGTAAAGGTCATGTTCATTCGGTGAGTAGAACCCAGCACCTCGTTCACGGCGGCAAGCCCTGCCAACGCGCCAGAGAAACACATCGCAACAATAACGACTTTCGATACCGAAATACCCGCATATTTTGCAGCGTGTTCGTTTGTGCCTGTGGTACGCAGTTCGAACCCCCATTTGCTGTGCCAAACCACTTTCCAGAACAGCACACAACAAATCAGCGCAATAAACAAACTCGCGTTCAGCGGCGTGTTAGGTAGCTCTAGGCCAAACCAACTGCCCATGTGCTGAAACGACGGCATCCAAGCTGCTTGGGCAAATTCCCTTGTTGCGGTATTGGTGCCGCCCTTTTCCATTAACACACGGTTAAATAGATAACCCATTAGCGCAGCGGCAATGTAGTTAAACATGATGGTCGTCACCACCACATGGCTTCCGCGTTTGGCCTGTAAATAGCCAGGCAAGTAAGCCCATGCAGCGCCAAAGGCCATGGATGCAATAAGGGTAATCGGAATGAGGATAGGAGCAGGTAAGATGCCATCAAAAGCATAGCAAGCGAGCGTTACCCCAAGCCCTGCAATGTACACCTGCCCTTCGCCACCAATATTAAATAGCCCCGCATGAAATGCTGCCGCCACTGCCAGGCCGGTAAAGATATAACCAGTGGTATAGAAAAGGGTATAACCAATGCCTTCCCCATAGCCAAATGCACCACCGACTAATAACTTCATGCATTCCCAAGGGTCTTCGCCAATCGCCCAAACCACTAAAGCGGTAATCGCCAATGCAGCGATTAAGTTAAGTAGCGGCAGAACCGTTAATTGCGCCCAGCGCGGCAACGTAGATGGTTGACCAAACTTCAAGATTGCACCCCTCCCATCAAGCAGCCAAGGCCTGTTGCGGTTGCCTCGTGCGCAGGCACTTCACCGGTCAATTGCCCGCCCGCCATCACAATGATGCGATCAGACAATGCTAGAATTTCATCTAACTCAACAGACACCAACAAAATCGCTTTACCCGCATCGCGCAGCGCAACAAGTTGCTGGTGAATAAATTCAATCGCGCCAATATCGACGCCGCGCGTTGGCTGCCCAATTAGCAACACATCTGGATTACTATCAATTTCGCGCGCAAGCACCACTTTTTGCTGATTGCCACCTGACAATTGTCCCACCCGTAATAATGGGTTGGTTGGGCGCACATCAAAACGGCTAATAAACCCTTTGGCTTTTTCTACCAACGCCTGCCGATTTAGCCACCAGCCTTTTTGAATATCGGGTTGGCGGTGATACCCCAGCATGCAGTTTTCAAACACGGGAAAGGTTTTGACCAAGCCTTCACGGGACCGATCTTCCGGAATATGGGCAATACCCTTTTCACGGAATAGCGCTGCTTTTGGTCTTGTGGTGGAGATGGCTAACAGATCTTCCCCACGATACATCACTCGGCCACTATTAGCCGCCATCGTCCCTGCTAGCACTTCTAATAATTCGCTTTGGCCATTACCAGACACCCCTGCAATCCCGACAATTTCACCTGCTCGCAGCTGGAAGGAGATATTCTGTAAAAGCTGCACACCACGGGCATCTTGCAAATTGATTTGCTGAACGTCTAGCACCACCGCACCGGGTTCGCTCTGACGCTTTTCTACTTTTAAATTTACTTTGCGGCCTACCATTAGGTCGGCCAATTGTTCCGTATCCACCTCTTTGGTGAGTACATTACCAACCACTTCTCCCGCGCGCATCACGGTAACGTGGTCGGTCACATCAATCACTTCTCTTAATTTGTGCGTGATGATCACCACGGTTTTACCCTGATCACGCAAGGCACGCAAAATACGGAATAAATGATCAGCCTCTTGCGGAGTGAGTACCGCTGTTGGCTCATCCAAAATTAATACTTCTGCGCCACGGTAGAGCGCTTTGAGAATTTCTACGCGCTGTTGTAGTCCAACGCCAAGTTCGCCAACAATGGCATCTGGGTCTACTTCTAAACCGTAATCTTGGTTTAAGCGTTTTAGGTGATCACGAGCGGCGGCCATGCCACCTTTCAGCACAAAACCGCCTTCTGCCCCTAGTACAATATTTTCTAGGACAGAAAAGTTATCTACTAGCATGAAATGCTGATGGACCATGCCAATCCCTAGTCGGATCGCATCATGACTATTGCGGATGTTCACTTCTTTCTGACGCACGCGAATACTGCCTTTATCCGCTTGATAGTATCCATACAAAATACTCATCAACGTCGATTTACCCGCGCCATTTTCACCAATAATGCCGTGAATACTGCCTTGGTAAATGCTGAGCGAGACATCCCGGTTGGCATGTACATCGCCAAACCGCTTATCAATATTCAAAAGTTCGATGGCAATTTCGGCCATGCTACTTCCTTTTAGGAGAATAACGTTCGATGGATAGACATGATCATCTAGCATCTGACACTAGCAAAACGCGTTCTGTACCCAGTTTAGATACAGAACGCGTCTGTGTTTACTACTGACTTACCCAACTAATGGAGCGAACCCCATCAACCGCATGCCTTATTGCACTGGGCAAGTATTGTTTACACGGTAATCCACCACTTGAATCTTACCGGCGATGATGTCTTTTTTCGCTGCGTTTACTTTTTGCTCAACCGCAGCACTGATTAGCTTGCGGTTATAGCTGTCTAGCGCCCAATCCACACCACCTTCTTTTAGGCCAAGTACGGTTACGCCTGATTTCCAGCTACCGTCTTTTGCTGACTTGAATGCACCGTAAACCGCGTTATCCACACGTTTTACCATTGAAGTTAGCATCGTGCCTGGTTGTACATAGTTTTGGTTGCTATCTACGCCAATCGCTAGTTTCTTCGCATCTTTTGCTGCTTGGTACACGCCAATACCAGTACCACCCGCTGCGGCAAACACAACGTCTGCACCACGGTCAAATTGAGACTTGGCCAATTCGGTACCACGTGCAGGGTCGTTAAATGCCTGTGGTGTTGTACCAGTCATGTTTTGGAATACTTCGGTCGATTTGTTGGCGTATTTAGCACCTTGTGCATAACCACAACCAAACGCACGGATTAGCGGGAAGTCCATGCCACCGATAAAGCCAACTTTCTTAGACTTTGATACTTCCGCCGCCGCAATACCCACCAAGAAAGAACCTTCTTGTTCTTTAAACACGATGTTCTGGACGTTATCGCCCTTTGCCACCGCATCAATCAAAGTGAATTTCACTTTTGGGAATTCTTTCGCAACGGTTTCCACCGCTTGCGTGAAAGAGAAGCCAACCGCGACCACAATATCTGCGTCTTTACGGGCTAGGTTGCGTAGTACTTGCTCTTTTTGTGCTTCGTTAGCAATTTGACCTTCGCGGTAATTCACTTTTGCTTCTTTTTTGAAACGCTCAGCACCTTTGTAAGCCATTTCGTTAAAGCTCTTGTCAAACTTACCTGCTTGGTCATAGACCACTGCAGGTGAAAAATCTTTAGCAGATGCAGCACCAGCAGCTAATGCAAACAAAGTGGCTAGGGCAATCGTGGTTTTCTTAGCGATCATGCAAAAACTCTCCTCAATAAAATCGGATGACTCACTCATCGGACAAACACATTTCACAACAGAACGGTTTACTTACTGATGCGGATGCATCAATAAGCGATTTACTCACTCTTTGCCTGCAATAATTTTCTTGCGGCACCAACCACCACTTGCACACTACGTTGCTCAGTCGCTTTTGCGACTTCATGGTCTGGTTGTTCTTGCTGAGTACGATTCACAATCACGCCCGCTACCATGCCAGCTTTTAATCCCATCGCTGCGCACATCGTTAGTAGCGTGGCGGATTCCATCTCATAATTCATCACACCAAGGCTTTGCCACTCTTGCATCAGGCCAACCCAGTCTTTCGCTACTTTACCAGTAAATGTATCGTATCTTTCTTGACCTGGGTAAAAGGTATCGGAAGAAGCGGTAATCCCCACGTGAAATGGCAGTCTCATTTCAGTGGCCACATCCACTAAGGCGCGCGTGCTGTAAAAATCTGCCGCAGCAGGGTAGGCAGCTGGCGCAAAATGATAACTCGCTCCATCTAATCGAACCGATGCGGTTGTAACAAGGATATCACCCACCGCAATATGAGGCTGAATAGCACCGGTGGTCCCCACGCGCAAGAACGATCTCACCCCTAATTGCGCTAATTCTTCTACTGCAATAGAAGTAGATGGTCCGCCAATACCGGTAGAACACACCACGACCGGTTGTCCATCTAAGAAACCTAACCAACTATTAAATTCGCGCGTATTGGCGAGTGGTTTTGCATTATCGAGTAATTCAGCAATACGCGGACTTCGCGCAGGATCACCCGGTAAAATGGCTAAGGTCGCCCCTTGAAGGTCTGCTTTGCTTAACCCTAAGTGGAAAACGGTTTGGCTCATGGGTTTTCTCCATCTTGACGCTGACTAAGGAAAAAAGCCCCCGGTAATAGCGCCGCAGGATTCGTTTCTTGAACATCACCCTTTAGGTTTGCCAGCATAATCGATAAAGATTCTGTTCCTAGTTCTGCAATCACTTGTCTACACGCACCGCACGGAGACACCGGGCCTTCTGTATCCGCCACCACCGCTAGTCGAGAGAAGTCCCCAGGACGATAGCCCGCAGCAATCGCAGCAAAAAATGCCGTTCTTTCCGCACAATTACACACTGGGTAAGCGCCGTTTTCTACATTGCAACCATGGAAAACTTTTCCATCTTTCGTTTCTAGTGCCGCACCCACCTTAAAACGAGAATAAGGTACATAAGCTTTTTCGCGAGCCAGTTTTGCTTCTTCGATTAAGCCATCAAAAGCGTGTGTCATTGATAAATCCGTGATCTATTTAATTAGAGTGTAATTGCGACCAGAAGCTCGTGCCATCATCGAATGGGCTTAAACCAAAACCTTCTGCCAGGGTTTGCCCCATGTCCGCAAAAGAGTGGCGAATCCCTAGGTTTTTCTTCGCTACTTTGTGGCCGAAAACTAAAACGGGCACGTGTTCGCGCGTATGGTCACTACCAGGCCAAGTAGGGTCGCAACCATGGTCGGCCGAGATCAACACCACATCATCAGGTTGTAGCGCGGAGAAGAGTTCGGGTAGACGCGTATCAAAATATTCCAGCGCGGCCGCATAGCCAGCCACATTACGACGGTGCCCATACTTTTCATCAAAATCGACGAAATTCGTCATGACAATACTATTGTCTGGCGCTTCCGCTACCATCGCAAGGGTTCTATCCCATAAAGCAGGCAAGCCGCTCGCTTTATATTTTTGGGTAATTCCAACGTGCGCATAGATGTCAGCGATTTTGCCAATGGACACCACTTCGCCACCCTTGTCTGCTAGTTTTTTAAGCAAGGTATCTGCTGGCGGTGGCACGGCTAGATCGTGGCGGTTGCCTGTTCGTGTAAATTGGCCAGTCCCTGTTCCTACAAATGGACGGGCAATGACTCGGCATATATTGTAGGCATCCACTTCTTCACGCGCGATTTCACACAAATCGTACAGTTTTTGTAAACCAAAGGTTTCTTCGTGACAGGCGATCTGAAAAACAGAATCTGCCGATGTGTAGAAAATCGGCTTACCGGTTTGCATATGGGTTTCGCCCAATTCATCTAGAATCGTTGTACCAGAGGCATGGCAATTACCTAAAAACCCCGGCAACCCAGCGCGGCGGACGATGTTTTCTAACATAGCGGGCGGAAAAGAATTGGTTTTCTCTGGAAAATAACCCCAATCAAAACGAACGGGGACACCAGCGATTTCCCAATGACCGGATGGGGTATCTTTGCCTGAAGACTCTTCTCTCGCTGCTGCATAAGCGCCGATCAATGCTGGCGCGGCCTGAAACCCCGCAGGAAGTTGTCCACTTGCCAATTGGCAAGCCAAGCCTAAGCCAAGGCGCTCTAGATGAGGGATGGCTAATGCTCCTGTCCGGCCATCATTTGCCTTGCCTGCAGCACACGCCTCTGCAATGTGACCGAGCGTATTCGAACCTTCATCTCCAAAACGAGAAGCGTCTGGCGTCGCACCGACCCCCAACGAATCCATGATTAAGATAAATGTACGCATACCGG contains:
- a CDS encoding ABC transporter permease codes for the protein MKFGQPSTLPRWAQLTVLPLLNLIAALAITALVVWAIGEDPWECMKLLVGGAFGYGEGIGYTLFYTTGYIFTGLAVAAAFHAGLFNIGGEGQVYIAGLGVTLACYAFDGILPAPILIPITLIASMAFGAAWAYLPGYLQAKRGSHVVVTTIMFNYIAAALMGYLFNRVLMEKGGTNTATREFAQAAWMPSFQHMGSWFGLELPNTPLNASLFIALICCVLFWKVVWHSKWGFELRTTGTNEHAAKYAGISVSKVVIVAMCFSGALAGLAAVNEVLGSTHRMNMTFTNGIGFVGIAVALMGRNHPVGIVLSALLFGALTQGGLDLSLDKPNITREMIIFIQGLIILFCGALENLFEPFIAPLFKRKS
- a CDS encoding ABC transporter ATP-binding protein — its product is MAEIAIELLNIDKRFGDVHANRDVSLSIYQGSIHGIIGENGAGKSTLMSILYGYYQADKGSIRVRQKEVNIRNSHDAIRLGIGMVHQHFMLVDNFSVLENIVLGAEGGFVLKGGMAAARDHLKRLNQDYGLEVDPDAIVGELGVGLQQRVEILKALYRGAEVLILDEPTAVLTPQEADHLFRILRALRDQGKTVVIITHKLREVIDVTDHVTVMRAGEVVGNVLTKEVDTEQLADLMVGRKVNLKVEKRQSEPGAVVLDVQQINLQDARGVQLLQNISFQLRAGEIVGIAGVSGNGQSELLEVLAGTMAANSGRVMYRGEDLLAISTTRPKAALFREKGIAHIPEDRSREGLVKTFPVFENCMLGYHRQPDIQKGWWLNRQALVEKAKGFISRFDVRPTNPLLRVGQLSGGNQQKVVLAREIDSNPDVLLIGQPTRGVDIGAIEFIHQQLVALRDAGKAILLVSVELDEILALSDRIIVMAGGQLTGEVPAHEATATGLGCLMGGVQS
- a CDS encoding BMP family lipoprotein, which codes for MIAKKTTIALATLFALAAGAASAKDFSPAVVYDQAGKFDKSFNEMAYKGAERFKKEAKVNYREGQIANEAQKEQVLRNLARKDADIVVAVGFSFTQAVETVAKEFPKVKFTLIDAVAKGDNVQNIVFKEQEGSFLVGIAAAEVSKSKKVGFIGGMDFPLIRAFGCGYAQGAKYANKSTEVFQNMTGTTPQAFNDPARGTELAKSQFDRGADVVFAAAGGTGIGVYQAAKDAKKLAIGVDSNQNYVQPGTMLTSMVKRVDNAVYGAFKSAKDGSWKSGVTVLGLKEGGVDWALDSYNRKLISAAVEQKVNAAKKDIIAGKIQVVDYRVNNTCPVQ
- the udp gene encoding uridine phosphorylase, translating into MSQTVFHLGLSKADLQGATLAILPGDPARSPRIAELLDNAKPLANTREFNSWLGFLDGQPVVVCSTGIGGPSTSIAVEELAQLGVRSFLRVGTTGAIQPHIAVGDILVTTASVRLDGASYHFAPAAYPAAADFYSTRALVDVATEMRLPFHVGITASSDTFYPGQERYDTFTGKVAKDWVGLMQEWQSLGVMNYEMESATLLTMCAAMGLKAGMVAGVIVNRTQQEQPDHEVAKATEQRSVQVVVGAARKLLQAKSE
- the cdd gene encoding cytidine deaminase; this encodes MTHAFDGLIEEAKLAREKAYVPYSRFKVGAALETKDGKVFHGCNVENGAYPVCNCAERTAFFAAIAAGYRPGDFSRLAVVADTEGPVSPCGACRQVIAELGTESLSIMLANLKGDVQETNPAALLPGAFFLSQRQDGENP
- a CDS encoding phosphopentomutase; translation: MRTFILIMDSLGVGATPDASRFGDEGSNTLGHIAEACAAGKANDGRTGALAIPHLERLGLGLACQLASGQLPAGFQAAPALIGAYAAAREESSGKDTPSGHWEIAGVPVRFDWGYFPEKTNSFPPAMLENIVRRAGLPGFLGNCHASGTTILDELGETHMQTGKPIFYTSADSVFQIACHEETFGLQKLYDLCEIAREEVDAYNICRVIARPFVGTGTGQFTRTGNRHDLAVPPPADTLLKKLADKGGEVVSIGKIADIYAHVGITQKYKASGLPALWDRTLAMVAEAPDNSIVMTNFVDFDEKYGHRRNVAGYAAALEYFDTRLPELFSALQPDDVVLISADHGCDPTWPGSDHTREHVPVLVFGHKVAKKNLGIRHSFADMGQTLAEGFGLSPFDDGTSFWSQLHSN